The following are encoded together in the Streptomyces rapamycinicus NRRL 5491 genome:
- a CDS encoding DUF397 domain-containing protein, with protein MSRAELTWFKSSYSGSQGDDCVEVAVTEEAVHVRDSKDTTHPGLAVSRDGWARFVRFAAHG; from the coding sequence ATGAGTAGGGCGGAACTCACCTGGTTCAAGTCCAGCTACAGCGGCAGTCAGGGAGACGATTGCGTGGAGGTCGCCGTCACCGAAGAGGCCGTCCACGTACGGGACTCCAAGGACACGACCCACCCCGGTCTCGCCGTCAGCCGTGACGGCTGGGCGCGGTTCGTCCGGTTCGCCGCACACGGCTGA